One window of Entelurus aequoreus isolate RoL-2023_Sb linkage group LG06, RoL_Eaeq_v1.1, whole genome shotgun sequence genomic DNA carries:
- the socs1a gene encoding suppressor of cytokine signaling 1a: protein MVANSAVEDQLHSSSCSLDEEPDGEQPGRRDEVLSAKPKLVSKYRTHFPTFNCKEDCRIIMDTASQLELSGFYWGPLGVDEAHRLLSDAAPGSFLIRDSRQADVFFTLSYHAKSGPVSVRIDYKRQKFSLAGNERAFASLFAMLEHYTRSPRRSLRAPYRKWKPTLQELCRRRVMELCGEGAALSQLPLTNVVHDFLKEFPYNL from the coding sequence ATGGTAGCCAACAGCGCGGTCGAAGACCAGCTCCACTCGTCCAGCTGCTCCTTGGACGAGGAGCCAGACGGGGAGCAGCCTGGGCGACGGGACGAGGTGCTGAGCGCCAAGCCCAAGTTGGTGTCCAAGTACCGCACGCACTTCCCCACCTTCAACTGCAAGGAGGACTGCCGCATCATCATGGACACGGCGTCCCAGCTGGAGCTGAGCGGCTTCTACTGGGGTCCTCTGGGCGTGGACGAGGCCCACCGCCTGCTGAGTGACGCCGCGCCGGGCAGCTTCCTGATTCGGGACAGCCGGCAGGCGGACGTCTTCTTCACGCTGTCCTATCACGCCAAGAGCGGGCCGGTCAGCGTGCGCATTGACTACAAGCGGCAGAAGTTCTCGCTGGCGGGCAACGAGCGTGCCTTCGCCTCGCTCTTCGCCATGTTGGAGCACTACACGCGCTCGCCAAGGCGGAGCCTGCGGGCGCCGTACAGGAAGTGGAAGCCCACGCTGCAGGAACTGTGCCGGCGCCGCGTCATGGAGCTCTGTGGCGAAGGCGCCGCCTTGTCCCAGCTGCCGCTCACCAACGTGGTGCACGACTTCCTCAAAGAGTTTCCCTACAacttatga